In Planctomicrobium piriforme, the following proteins share a genomic window:
- the ruvC gene encoding crossover junction endodeoxyribonuclease RuvC encodes MLNSAAPPVPEQDAPAAASTGACRRTSGVGMSLGNTFAGARGTVYLGIDPGLNRTGYALLRRGPRPILLEGGVISSRPKTSLAERVREIGDGIRELIEEFSPDAVAIEQLFSMPRNPRTAILMAHARGAILFAVANSERPVVNYSPRQVKKLLTGSGTASKEQVQMAIQRELGLASILEPNDVADACAIALCHYHSLRCALV; translated from the coding sequence GTGCTGAACTCTGCCGCCCCTCCCGTTCCGGAACAGGACGCCCCGGCAGCCGCTTCGACGGGAGCCTGCCGAAGGACTTCCGGCGTGGGCATGTCGTTAGGGAATACGTTCGCCGGCGCACGTGGCACGGTCTATCTGGGGATCGACCCTGGACTCAACCGCACCGGTTACGCCCTGCTGCGACGCGGCCCCCGTCCGATTTTGCTGGAAGGGGGCGTCATCAGCTCCCGTCCCAAAACCTCACTCGCCGAACGCGTGCGGGAAATCGGGGACGGCATTCGCGAACTGATCGAAGAGTTTTCGCCTGACGCCGTGGCGATCGAACAACTCTTTTCGATGCCGCGGAATCCCAGAACAGCCATTCTCATGGCGCACGCCCGCGGCGCGATTCTGTTCGCGGTCGCCAACAGCGAGCGGCCCGTCGTGAACTACTCGCCGCGGCAGGTGAAAAAGCTGCTCACCGGCAGCGGCACCGCTTCGAAGGAACAGGTGCAAATGGCGATTCAGCGCGAACTCGGCCTGGCTTCCATTCTCGAACCCAACGACGTCGCCGACGCCTGTGCCATTGCCCTGTGTCACTATCACAGCCTGCGGTGTGCTTTGGTATGA
- a CDS encoding CPBP family intramembrane glutamic endopeptidase: MSNALTAAETDAVAGGDAPTGLRRWRALPMVCSLLEALLWTFGFLLAQGLVLVLLLAILLTAAFGLQWPPQSEIIDWVLATDLDRSFLLIGTPVLGGLFLLLPAIRLREGRHFRQRIGWRYPSTDEIIISLATVCPIALIGNLIYDVANAWWQSEPTVAWPSATVLRQTSLDHLYSTFQGVPYPVLIVAMALAPAVAEELVFRGVLGRRLVGRFGIVRGVLLSSLCFAAIHGSPPHAIATLPVGILLHLLYLQTGTIWIPVLVHFCNNLLAISLVHFQLSQQDPVSPALMLSLSMYLVMMLLLLQTRSRKVEGLWLKV; the protein is encoded by the coding sequence ATGTCGAACGCGTTGACAGCAGCCGAAACGGACGCAGTGGCCGGGGGTGATGCCCCAACTGGCCTGCGTCGCTGGCGAGCTTTGCCGATGGTCTGCTCGCTGCTGGAAGCCCTGCTGTGGACGTTCGGGTTCCTGCTGGCTCAGGGACTGGTCCTGGTGCTATTGCTCGCGATCCTGCTGACGGCGGCCTTCGGCCTGCAATGGCCTCCTCAATCCGAAATTATCGATTGGGTGCTGGCGACCGATCTGGACCGTTCCTTTCTGCTGATCGGCACGCCCGTTCTGGGAGGGCTGTTCCTGCTGCTGCCTGCGATCCGGCTCCGCGAGGGTCGGCATTTCCGACAGCGGATCGGCTGGCGCTACCCGTCGACAGATGAAATCATTATCTCGCTGGCGACCGTCTGCCCGATTGCGCTGATTGGCAATCTCATCTACGACGTGGCAAACGCGTGGTGGCAGTCGGAACCGACTGTTGCGTGGCCTTCGGCGACGGTGTTGCGGCAGACTTCGCTCGACCACTTGTATTCGACCTTCCAGGGGGTGCCCTATCCGGTGCTGATTGTGGCGATGGCCCTGGCCCCGGCCGTGGCGGAAGAACTGGTCTTTCGCGGAGTGCTGGGACGCCGACTTGTGGGACGGTTCGGAATCGTCCGCGGAGTGCTGCTTTCGTCACTCTGCTTTGCCGCGATTCACGGGTCGCCGCCACATGCGATTGCGACACTGCCCGTCGGCATCCTGCTGCATCTGCTCTACCTGCAGACCGGCACCATCTGGATTCCGGTGCTGGTCCACTTCTGCAACAACCTGCTGGCGATCTCGCTGGTCCATTTCCAGCTCAGCCAGCAAGATCCCGTGTCACCGGCGCTGATGCTCTCGCTGAGCATGTACCTGGTGATGATGCTGTTGCTGCTGCAGACAAGGAGCAGGAAGGTTGAGGGTTTATGGTTGAAGGTTTAA